GGTGGGAATGCAAGTTTGATGCAGAATGTTTGAGCTCAGTTATTGCATATTAGGTAGTAATATTGCCAATGTTTTCAAACTCCTGTCCTACCATGTcaccaaataaaaaatagattgTGACAGAGTAGTAAGGTAGCTGCTTGTTTTGCaatagaaaaatgtaaaaaagtgaGGCACAAACTTggtctgtttgggactgtgagctttACTTTGttggaggtgctgaagttaacatttgtgtggtgAGATTTcggcctgatcacaagtgttttctgttagttttgattttcattttttccccatAGTTTTTCACCTACTTGTCTCATCCAGTTCTGTGTTTGTAAGACGGTGTGACTGTATCAGCCAAGCAATAACGCAGGCTAATGCACAGAGTAGCTTTTCGTggaaaaaatattatgaatttgaataaaatgatgacattagtCTTGTAATAGTACAACTTTTTTCTCGCATTTCAGAGAACAAAGATACCTATGTGGgatagattctgaatgtgcagaatgttatgaacatgagcagaacaCCTGCTGAAACACTGGAGCTATTTAAGTACTTTCCCAGAAGAAGAGATGCTCTCAAAACAGGACACAGGTTGCCCTTTCTGGCCATGCAAGTAAGTGGTGGACAGCTCTCACAGTCAACTGACCAGGGTGGATATAAGCTTTGTAAGAGTTATAATTGTTCTACACCATTTCATGCTGTTCAGTCATCAGTAAACAAACATCGAAAGCAATAGGCATGAGGAACCTGTTTGGATtaatacaaaaaatgtttgtatcACGTGTGATTTCTTGACCTTTTGGGTAACCCTTTAACTGCACCAACATTCTCAATCTTTGTTGTTCCAACAGGGAGCCACAGCCAGCTCATGGTGGGCATTTGtttggtctctgtaaataatgcCAAAAAGAGTACGGTCGAAAACtgcaattaataataaaattgaattgaaaaacaCTGCTTTGCTTCACTTGAAAGTTTCAAGTTTGTTTTACCTCGGATCACAGTGATGTCAGAGGGTCCTGGAGTCCACCTGCACTTCACCGTAGCCAGGTGAAAAGTTAAACCACAAGAgctcagcaaaaacaagatttatTTAGGGGTGATCAATTGCTCTTTTGTTGTACAAATAACctttcaaaatataaatgtcaTTTATATTTCACCATTGGGACAATTTAATGGTAATCTGTCTCAAAGACATGTTTAAACTACATTCATTTAGTAACTCAAAGTGTGGAAGCTGTGTTTGGCTTAGCATGCATCTTTTTCAAAATCAGATATACTATGTGAGGCTAAATTTTCAGTGCTTATGAAAGCTCAACTTTTGCTTATGAAAGTGTGAATCAACCATTCTGCATTTATTAGGCTTAACTGTATTATGAGCTAAAACAATATGTCAGGATAGGACAATGATAATTTTGCAAGAGGACAAAAGAGGTAGGGATTGATTatgttatatttataattaaataaatgctgCCCAAAGAAAAACTTGGACTTGATGGTTTGAAGACTAGAGGGCTTTCTAGTCTTCAAACCACTTTACACTACACATGTCACATCTGCACTTACGCCACCATGCACAGTGCCACctgctcatcagaaagaaaCCAATTATTCGGAGCCAGTATTGAACCAGTGACCTTCTGATTTTACCCTTTCTACCCCTAAGCCCATTTGGGTATCTTATCTCTGAGGTATAGTAAACTGACGTACAGTAGAAGGAGGCAAGCTTTTGTTTGAAAATCTATATAAACCAGTGTAAACACACATAAAGTATACCCACAAGCTACAGACACTTGAGGGATGGAGATCTCAGCTCTCTTTATTGGCCTGATCCTGTCTCTGAGTTTGTGTGAACTGAACTCATTTCTTGCCTTGAATGGTTCTGGAGGTGATCTGAAACCAAAGGCTTGGCCAAGAGACGATAGGACTGGTGCTGGAGTTAGAACTGAGGCAAcatctataaaatgtaaactcCAGGGTACCGTTCGTCTACCTGCATTCTCAATGGATGGGGACTACGTTATTGCGGGTGTTTTCTCTATACACCACTACATGCATACAGTGAAGCATAACTTCACCACCATGCCTGAGCCATTAAAGTGCACAGGGAGGTTAGTAAGAGGGAGAAGTGGGGGATATGAGGATGTTAGACAGTGTCAATATAAATGATTTGTATGATGTGCTTACATGATGTTGCAAAGATTTTgtgtattaaaaacaaaaaaatctactTTTAACAGGATAAAAACAAATTGAGACTTTAGATttaactgactttttaaaatctgttaatACACATATTAATAGACTGATATCTAATCCTGTTTTGAGGTAACTGTGTACATTCTATCAGTTATTGTCCATAAGTGGAGAtctcctttattgtgttttctgttaaaatTATGAATTGTCCTTAGCATATGTAAATTTGAACAATTAGTGTATGTGTGCAGCATTGACTCCCGTGAACTGCGCCTCTCACACACAATGGTCTTCGCCATAGAGGAGATAAACAACAGCACGGAGCTGCTGCCAGGCATCAAGCTCGGTTATCAGATGCACGACTCGTGCGGCTCAGTGCCCGTGACGGTGCATGCCGCATTCCAGCTTTTAAATGGCATTGACCCTGTGTTTTACACCGGCGACAATTGCTCGCAATCTGGTATTGTGATGGCTGTCGTTGGTGAGTCTGGGTCTACGCCATCCATCAGCATGTCGCGCGTCATCGGTTCCTTTAACATTCCTCAAGTAGGCCTAAAATTCTGACCAATTATTAGTATAAAGGTCTCTGTTGAATTTTTGTTCTGCCCGTTAAATAATTTTCCCCCTTTAGGTGAGCCACTTTGCCACTTGTGCATGCCTGTCCGATAAGCGACAGTACCCGAGTTTCTTCAGAACAATCCCTAGTGACCAGTTCCAGGCTGAAGCGCTGGCCAAACTTGTAAAACACTTTGGCTGGACTTGGATAGGTGCTGTCCGCTCGGATTCGGACTACGGAAATAATGGCATGGCGTCTTTCCTGGACGCAGCACAGAAGGAGGGGATCTGTGTGGAATATTCTGAGTCTTTCTATCGGACCCACCCACGTAGCAGGATCCAGAGAGTGGCTGACGTTATCCGCAGGTTTCTACATCACTGATTGTGCTTTTGATTTTCacgcaaaaaaacaacaatgtataTTCAAATAGAAGATTCATGATTGTCCTATTACCTTATAGTGTCAAATTCACTATTATCTCTTtcatatttattaatgattttGTTATAAAAACAGAATCAGTGAGACCAATATACTGTACACTCAACACACCGAACTAAAGTATCTctcatgtttatttgtgttaacTATCTtgatacatatttaaaaacatcagTGTCATGTTTATACTGGTATAACATAATGCACTGTAATATCTCTCCAGGTCCACAGCTATGGTTGTTGTGGCATTTGCAGCCTCTGGAGACCTGAGGATCCTGCTGGAGGAGCTGTTGCGGGAGCCTTCTCCACCTCGCCAGTGGATAGGCAGCGAGGCTTGGGTAACTGACCCAGACATGCTGAGGTTCAGCTTCTGCACTGGAGCCATTGGATTTGCCATTCAGAAATCTGTCATCCCGGGTCTGCGAGACTTCTTGCTTGATCTCACTCCCACTAAAGTGGCTGCCTCTCCAGTGCTTACTGAGTTCTGGGAGGATGCATTCAACTGCAGTCTGGGAAAAAGTGAGAATTGTTTTTAACATGTGGTATACTTACAGTTGGGTCCTTGTGGCTGTGTTATGTTGATTGTCTGTCTGGGTGGAGATTCCTCTGATAAAATGTCACCAGGTGCTTCAGGACCAGACCCAGAATTTCTATAGAGAGGGAAATCTATTGATATTAAACAAAGACATGTGGTGAACATAAGGTCCAACTCTGAACAATCTCACATCTCTTAGGTCAAGTTTATGCACTCTGCTGAACTTGATTTCAGTGGCTTCACAATAACACAAGTCCTGAACACACGCACAGGATATATAGACAGTCTCCAGACCACAAAGCTAAATAATGATAAACATTTGTACTTACATGTATTACTGGCAGTATATGTGCAAGTATGTATGTAGGTCTAGGCTATGTCTGACAgtaatttaaaatcttttgtgtattttaaatacgTACAGGTCAAGTCAGATGGTGAATGACTAGTTGTGGACAccttttgtctttattaaatGTGACTCATTTTCTGACGATTTAAGAAACTATATAAAGCATGTCTGCTTTAAGATACCATGTAAAATAAGcattttttatgtatattattATGATCCACCtacgacatgtacatactcctgcatcctttgcactctgctcactgcactatttgtcaatatgtctatattttgttcatagtgtatatatttgtgttgtctacactgaagtctgtgtctgattttattttatttttattattgtgtttttgtatttttgtatgagtaagcacattgtgagcaatgcaCAATCCTGaatcaaattcctcgtatgtgtacacatacctggcaataaaagctgattctgattctgatataacAATCAGTTTCTGCAGGccatatttgaaataaaaaaagaaagcaagaaatgATAATATTGTAAAATCATTGCCATGGTTAAAAAGCACctgcctctgtctctgtgtgtttttaggtACAGCCATTGACAAGAGTTTGTGTGATGGAACTGAAGACATACAGACGCTTCAGAGCCCATACACTGACACATCTCAGCTCCGAATTTCTAACATGGTGTACAAGGCTGTTTATGCAATAGCACATGCCATTCATAATGCTGTGTGTCAGGACACAAATTCAACAACTCAATGTGACAAATTCACAAGGATAGACTTGAAACAGGTCagtcaaaatgaataaatgaacacCCCAATGCCCCTTCTTGCTATAAGGTaggttttattattaatagtccattattttttttctgtcttactTTCCTTCATCCTCATAGGTGATTACTCAGCTGaagaaagtaaatttttccCGAAATGGTTATGATGTGTCATTTGATGCCAACGGAGATCCTGTAGCCAGATATGAGCTGGTTAACTGGCAAAAAAGTGTGAGTGGCAGAATTGAGTTTGTGACAGTAGGACACTACGTTGCATCACTGCCGGTGGGCCAAGAGCTGCGTATCAGCAGGAACCTCATTTGGTTGGAGGGGCGAACACAGGTAAGGCAATCAATACAAGACAAGCAATAatttaacatattaaaatgtcaaatttggtGATCTTAAAGCCTACAATGTGTAAACTGAAAGATTTTCTGTCGGTGTAACTGCtcctcctgttcatactggcTGTGACGAGATCCCCTCCTAATACAATCCCAGTCCAAAAATATATTGCAAAATCCCAGTATTTTCATGAAATTCCCCATTTTGGTTTTCTCAAGAAAGTGTTGCTTTGCTGAGCTGCGGCAGAGGGATAGTAACATAAAGAAGGAATTTGTACtaaaggaacgtaagtttgtaagACAACCACTTGAACTGTCTAACTCAGACTGCTGGAGCCTCATGAAGGGGAAACCCCTCATTTGAACAACTGTCCATCAGCAGTTTGAAATGGCTTTAGGAAGGGATTTCTTCACTGCCAGTATGAACAGGATGAATGGTTAGAGTTACTAATACCACTTTCAATACACATTTCTGGCATGTGAGTGTTTGAACAAATGTGAACCTATCGTTTAACCCTAAGCGATGCCTCAGAGGAAAGGAAATCTAGACTGCACCTCCAACTTTTCAGGGAAGTAAACAACTTCTTTCGTTGTGCCTTGTTGTTCACAGACTCATGCCATGTGCAGTATCAGATCAGATCATGGTTCCTCACAGAATGATGGAAAATAGCTTGTTTTGCTGTCCCCAGAATTCTGGCACCTATAGTGTTAAACTGCTGTTACTACCAGTAACTTTGTGTCGGCAAAAATCCACCAGGACTTAAATCTTAGGGACTGCAACTTAACCATTTTCTCATACATTTAAGATTCAGCTCAAGAGAAAATGTCTTCATCCTGTCTCATCTTAAAATGCTCCTTTTTTCTCACCGCGCTGATCTTTATTTGGCTGAAAAAATCTGTACATGAGATAACagtaaaatccaaaagaaaacatataaataatatCAGATATTTGTCTCAGTGATCAAATTGAAGTCACAGCAAAAGAGGTCAGGCCTTTCTTGTGTTTCAActgtttttttacaaactggATAGGACAATTTGTCTTagattgatttattattttgctcTTTATTCCTCCTAAAGTGTTGGTTAGGAGAAAAAGATCAGAATTCAATAAGCTCCAAAAAAGAGATGATTTATTTCTGAGGTGACAAGACTATTGTGAGCAGCAAAGGTTTCCTCTGGGGCATGACACACCTGAATATGTGTGAGTTTGTTTGTATCTATGTGCCAGGTGCCTGTGTCAGTGTGCACTGACAGCTGTCCTCCAGGAACTCGTAAAGTGCTGCAGAAAGGAAAACCCATCTGCTGTTATGATTGTTTACCATGTCCGGAGGCAGAGATTAGCAATGCTACAggtaatttgtttttcaaatgcctacctacaacataaaatgtatgACTACTGAACACCgttttggatttgttttctcAGATTCCCCTGATTGCTTTCCTTGCCCTAAGGAGTTTTGGCCTAATGTAGAGGGAGACACTTGTCTCTCCAAGCCTGTAGAGTTTCTGTCTTTCGACGAGGTCCTTGGAATGATCCTGGCTGCATTCTCAGTTGGTGGTGCCTGCCTTGCCGTTGTAACAGCGGCCGTCTTTTTTCGTAACAGGACATCTCCGATTGTCAGGGCCAACAACTCTGAGCTGAGCTTCctgctgctcttctccctgACTCTATGTTTCTTATGTTCATTAACTTTCATTGGAGCACCCTCTGAGTGGTCCTGCATGCTGCGCCACACAGCGTTTGGGATCACCTTCGTCCTCTGTATCTCTTGTGTTCTTGGAAAAACTATTGTAGTGTTAATGGCCTTCAAAGCTACACTCCCAGGTAGTAACGtcatgaaatggtttggtcctcCACAGCAAAGAATGACTGTAGTGTCATTCACGTTCATTCAAGTTTTAATATGTACTATTTGGTTGGTTGTTAGTCCTCCTTTTCCAAAGAAAAATCTAACCATATACAAAGAGAGAATAATCCTGGAGTGTGCATTAGGCTCAGCTGTTGGGTTCTGTGCTGTGCTCGGTTACATAGGCCTACTGGCTGTCCTTTGCTTTGTGTTGGCTGTCCTAGCCCGGAAACTACCTGATAATTTTAACGAAGCCAAGCTCATCACCTTCAGCATGCTGATATTCTGTGCAGTCTGGATTACCTTTATCCCAGCATATGTCAGCTCTCCTGGGAAATTTACTGTGGCTGTGGAGATATTTGCCATTCTGGCCTCCAGTTTTGGACTAATACTGTGTATATTTGCTCCAAAGTGTTTCATCATATTGTTTAAACCAGAGAAGAACACCAAGAAACTTTTAATGAACAAAAATCAATATTAAGACATCTGAAGTTTTGATGGCAATATACAGTGTAGAGCTTATGCTGTgcacattaaacattttcacaaagtTTATTTCAAAGTTTAGTTCTTTCACCTTAAGTATTTTCTTAATTTCagagttgtttttaaaaaaaatattcttttaatatgtcttaatttacataaaaatttTTGTGctaaataaattctaaattctTTACAACAATGAGCTGTCCTGTTCTGTTTCAATAATTTTAGAAAATTATTACTATTTGAGTGATATCTATGTTTGactaaaaaacaatttaaatagtTGCAAGTGTGATGCAGATTGAGAGAACTCAGTTAGAgcatattacatttacatttattcattttagctgacgcttttatccaaagcaacttacaatttctatatatgtcagaggtctcacacccctggagcaactaggggttaagtgtcttgctcagggacacattgttaGGCGTATTACAGTGGGAAATTGAATattggtctctcacaccaaaggcatatgtcTAAGtcacaacaccaccaccaccattacatacagtataaacaaaagaaaaggttATATTTACATAAGTGTTTCACAACAATTTTTGCAAGCTCCTTTCATGTCACCAAAAGAATTTCCATAGGAATTGAACTGCAGCAATTAACTAAAATATGTGTAAGTAAAATATGAGAATGCACAATTGAATGTTCtttttataaaataacaatGATAATTCATTTTACTGATGTAATAGGTCTCAAAAGACAATTTTGCTCATTACACTGATGAAGGGTAATAGGGTGTAGAATTAGGTAttaatataatacaatgctACTGTAAAATGTGTCTGCTCCTCTGTAGAATATATAGTTATAACAATCTTTAATGGAATTGAAATGCCATGAGAGCATGAGGTTTCAACTTAATTTAAAGAGAAATTGTTAATGTGAGGGCAGGCCAACATGATGACAAAAATGTGACCCTACTGACAAAAATGCGACCCTACACTTTATAGTAAAGAGCAAAGGCAGGGGTCTACCGCAAGTGCTTATTTAAGACTTCTTGGATTCTCTTGGTGAGGTTACACATggaaatgtatgtgtttttttgcatttatgtTGTCCTTTATGTTGATGTCCTTGGActgtttgttatttaatttgtaGATGTAATCTACAACTTTTGTGTgcctttattgttttatttgtacttCAATCAGGGCACCCTTGTAAAAAAGAGATTGCTCTCaatgtgcattcagaccaaacgcgaaatGAGGGTTTGGGGCGGTacgtttacatacaaagtcaatgcaaagacgagGAGGACCTGCTGCTGGCGACGCAAAGGTATTTGCACGAGTGTTGAGATTGTCTGGACTTTACCGATAGCTTTAAAGcattgtttggagaggaccaggcagagcggAGGGAGAGGGTCTCTTTGGTCGACAGACAGCTGCTGAGCTACAGGCAGTTTTTGAGGACAGAGCTGGGCCGGGCTGCAGTTTTTGGACATATAGACACCTAAACCTTTACCTGCGGGAAGAGCTCAGAGTTAAATGCTTGtattaaattatctttttacttaaattttttggattaaaatgttgatttatcttcacttgtGCTTCTCACCAGTGAGCTGCCGTGTTTTTCCAGTTCCACTGTTAGCATCAGTAGGCACCCAGAGATCTGtgggactactacttcatatttgtATTAAAACCAGActaaactggacattgcttggagaaaacAAAAGCGAGGACCAAAGGATGCTTTGAGCTTGACTTTGAATAGTCTCTGATCATGTGATTATGATACAACAACATGGATGCCTCAACTACTGTTAAGGAGCCTGGTGCGTCATGGCAGAAAACCAGCAGCAGTGCTTCATGTGTGTGGAAATACTTCACTAAAGATGAAACAGGTACTACTGTCACTTGCAAAATATGCAAGTCCGTCCTGAAATATAAAAGTGTCATGCACATTCATCTGAAAATGCATCCGCTAATGATAGCTGAGGAAAAATCCAAATTCCCTCGACAGCAGTCAGTTAGTGGCTTCACTAAATGCTCTGCTATCCTCTGTAAAACAAGCCCTTTTtttcagacagagaaaagacAGCTGAAAATCACCAATTTCCTGGTGAATTTCATAGTCAAAGATATAAGACCTTTAGCTGCAGTACATGGAGAAATCTTCAGAGAACTAAGTACTGCGTTATTTTTAACCTTGCTACATTGTCCCATCTTACAGCACACTGGAATACTATTAAACACCAATAGGACAGCCTGCAGGAAAATATGGTGAAGGAAATGAAAGACCAGAGTGTGTCGCTAACAACTGACCTGTGGACATTTCGGTAACTGCTCACTACATCACCGACACATGGTAGCTGAACATTTCAGTCCATCTTCTTTGCACTCAAATTGAAGTTGTAGCGTATGCCTAAGTGTTATTGTTGCAAAAATTGTTTATTCTGAGGTACAGCCTCTTCTTGTTTCTACTTGTATCTGGTTTGTGTTTATTCCCATGATCaagttgtgtgtgaacactcggCAGTAGTCCAGCAATAAAATTCCCGCAAGGAAAGGGTTGCGAGGATTAACTTCACATTTGGTCTGAAGGCACATTTAGGATTGAGGTAATTTAGGGCCTGTAGCTGGTGGCCTGTTGCCGATCATGTTGGTGAGGTGAGCTGTGACTTGTCGCAACTAGACAGTCAttgggctccacccactgtacccacagtgtccagtagagggcgcagcctgtgtgagatagaacggtGGTTATGTATTGTAACTCTATGAGTATaggtgcagccctctaaggctattgctACTGGCCTCTATCACGTCGTCACCTTGTGTATATATGACTGTGAGACCTGGCCGTTCTCTCCCATAATGTCTTTCCTTCAGCACAGCAAGGCAACCTCGGCCGAAAGGAACTTCAGGTCCACCGTCTCCAAAGGCTCAAAAGAGCCTTTGGCCAAGGTGTGTAAAACCAGTGCCAAATCCCACTGCGGAGCAGC
The sequence above is drawn from the Micropterus dolomieu isolate WLL.071019.BEF.003 ecotype Adirondacks unplaced genomic scaffold, ASM2129224v1 contig_14127, whole genome shotgun sequence genome and encodes:
- the LOC123966730 gene encoding extracellular calcium-sensing receptor-like gives rise to the protein MDGDYVIAGVFSIHHYMHTVKHNFTTMPEPLKCTGSIDSRELRLSHTMVFAIEEINNSTELLPGIKLGYQMHDSCGSVPVTVHAAFQLLNGIDPVFYTGDNCSQSGIVMAVVGESGSTPSISMSRVIGSFNIPQVSHFATCACLSDKRQYPSFFRTIPSDQFQAEALAKLVKHFGWTWIGAVRSDSDYGNNGMASFLDAAQKEGICVEYSESFYRTHPRSRIQRVADVIRRSTAMVVVAFAASGDLRILLEELLREPSPPRQWIGSEAWVTDPDMLRFSFCTGAIGFAIQKSVIPGLRDFLLDLTPTKVAASPVLTEFWEDAFNCSLGKSTAIDKSLCDGTEDIQTLQSPYTDTSQLRISNMVYKAVYAIAHAIHNAVCQDTNSTTQCDKFTRIDLKQVITQLKKVNFSRNGYDVSFDANGDPVARYELVNWQKSVSGRIEFVTVGHYVASLPVGQELRISRNLIWLEGRTQVPVSVCTDSCPPGTRKVLQKGKPICCYDCLPCPEAEISNATDSPDCFPCPKEFWPNVEGDTCLSKPVEFLSFDEVLGMILAAFSVGGACLAVVTAAVFFRNRTSPIVRANNSELSFLLLFSLTLCFLCSLTFIGAPSEWSCMLRHTAFGITFVLCISCVLGKTIVVLMAFKATLPGSNVMKWFGPPQQRMTVVSFTFIQVLICTIWLVVSPPFPKKNLTIYKERIILECALGSAVGFCAVLGYIGLLAVLCFVLAVLARKLPDNFNEAKLITFSMLIFCAVWITFIPAYVSSPGKFTVAVEIFAILASSFGLILCIFAPKCFIILFKPEKNTKKLLMNKNQY